Proteins encoded together in one Micromonospora auratinigra window:
- a CDS encoding peptidoglycan D,D-transpeptidase FtsI family protein, with translation MNAPLRRVGVVVMILFGLLFANLNWIQAYKADEYRNSDYNGRVQVAEYERKRGNIEVGGTAYAISKDTGGKLRFLRTYPSGEVYAHVLGAKPVNGSDFGIERVENDFLAGTSDQLIANRVKDMFTGEETGGGNVLLTLSKRAQQTAYKELQGNNVDATKGAAIAIDPRTGAVQALVSMPSFDPNPLASHDTTAAGAAYNKLDKDPDRPLANRALGETLPPGSTFKIVVAAAALENGVTQQTKIPAGESYTPPTSGAPIRNAAPSICPEPQVTLLDAVTESCNTGFAQLGVKLGADKIKEKARQFGFEQEDLTVGQLNEGGLAVAASRTGDMAAPGGATDPAALAQSSIGQRDVRMTPLQGALIAASVANGGSQMRPYLVKQLLAPDRTTSYYTAKPRELRRPVSGPVAKDLRDMMESVVEKGTGQTADIDGYVVGGKTGTAQSGPNTPDHGWFIGFAMDKNGTPLSAVCVELERAGPGGSREAARIAGKIMAAAIADSGGR, from the coding sequence GTGAACGCACCCCTGCGCCGCGTCGGCGTGGTCGTGATGATCCTGTTCGGGCTGCTCTTCGCGAACCTGAACTGGATCCAGGCCTACAAGGCCGACGAATACCGCAACAGCGACTACAACGGCCGGGTCCAGGTCGCCGAGTACGAGCGCAAGCGCGGCAACATCGAGGTCGGCGGGACCGCGTACGCGATCAGCAAGGACACCGGCGGCAAGCTGCGCTTCCTGCGCACCTACCCGAGCGGTGAGGTGTACGCCCACGTGCTCGGCGCCAAGCCGGTCAACGGCAGCGACTTCGGCATCGAGCGGGTCGAGAACGACTTCCTCGCCGGCACCAGCGACCAACTGATCGCCAACCGGGTGAAGGACATGTTCACCGGCGAGGAGACCGGCGGCGGCAACGTGCTGCTGACCCTCTCCAAGCGGGCCCAGCAGACGGCGTACAAGGAACTCCAGGGCAACAACGTCGACGCGACCAAGGGCGCGGCGATCGCCATCGACCCGCGTACCGGGGCGGTGCAGGCGCTCGTCTCCATGCCCAGCTTCGACCCCAACCCGCTGGCCAGCCACGACACCACCGCGGCCGGCGCGGCGTACAACAAGCTCGACAAGGATCCGGACCGCCCGCTGGCCAACCGGGCGCTCGGCGAGACGCTGCCGCCCGGCTCCACCTTCAAGATCGTGGTGGCCGCCGCCGCCCTGGAGAACGGCGTCACCCAGCAGACGAAGATCCCGGCCGGCGAGTCCTACACCCCGCCGACCTCCGGCGCGCCGATCCGCAACGCCGCTCCCTCGATCTGCCCCGAGCCCCAGGTGACCCTGCTGGACGCGGTCACCGAGTCCTGCAACACCGGCTTCGCCCAGCTCGGCGTGAAGCTCGGCGCGGACAAGATCAAGGAGAAGGCCCGCCAGTTCGGCTTCGAGCAGGAGGACCTCACCGTCGGCCAGCTCAACGAGGGCGGGCTGGCGGTGGCGGCGAGCCGTACCGGCGACATGGCCGCCCCCGGCGGCGCGACCGACCCGGCCGCCCTGGCCCAGTCCTCGATCGGCCAGCGGGACGTCCGGATGACCCCGTTGCAGGGCGCGCTGATCGCCGCCTCGGTCGCCAACGGCGGCAGCCAGATGCGGCCGTACCTGGTCAAGCAGTTGCTCGCCCCGGACCGCACCACCAGCTACTACACCGCCAAGCCGCGGGAGCTGCGCCGCCCGGTCAGCGGGCCGGTCGCCAAGGACCTCCGCGACATGATGGAGAGCGTGGTCGAGAAGGGCACCGGGCAGACCGCCGACATCGACGGGTACGTCGTCGGCGGCAAGACCGGCACCGCGCAGTCCGGGCCGAACACCCCCGACCACGGCTGGTTCATCGGCTTCGCCATGGACAAGAACGGCACCCCGCTCTCCGCGGTCTGCGTCGAGCTGGAGCGGGCCGGCCCCGGCGGCAGCCGCGAGGCGGCCCGGATCGCCGGCAAGATCATGGCCGCCGCCATCGCCGACTCGGGGGGCCGCTGA